A window of the Zeugodacus cucurbitae isolate PBARC_wt_2022May chromosome 2, idZeuCucr1.2, whole genome shotgun sequence genome harbors these coding sequences:
- the LOC105213573 gene encoding nucleolar complex protein 3 homolog, which yields MGTKKVKISAVKRSAHLKSKKTPLTKQQQHKLAQQKAAKDRKQNIFRQKAKKREQLPQKRKQKADIYNDPLDNDGDDEDPSELVNNIADMLDGDDLEYLHEKGLNKQRKRKNAIDVAQQKESVGLEKAYTSKAVEDNETKKVKINLLPIKSRDGQIITRTAEVDYIPKAKIKRGDEEDEAEVDEDDDDDDNVAYEDSDDDVVHDIGEDRALPEPEKKLISTTDLLIARQQEIERQKYRIGIICSGLLEKPEDKMRNFNALYELMEETNAAGTPNLLTVRKLAILSVTEIFKDILPEYRVGQVDTKMQTVRKATLERVTYENALLQQFKKFLQKLEKLTAIVNKRGQGRVTPQAIKMAEVAVQSMCDILNAHPYFNYVQNVAQLLVYMLNCNYENMREAINKCFRTFFANDKKLDMTLFIVRRINHLIKTKLPNVHVECITCLLSLKIKNVNLDAEKENELKQKKLEAHRQRLMSLSKKERKRRKKLVEVTRELDETRAEENKQTKHYKLTEITKMVFTIYFRILKNDPTSKVLSAILEGLAEFAHVINLDFFSDLIDVLNRILEEMDLGYREQLYCIKTIFVILSGQGEVLNIDPIRFYQHFYKNLLTVHAGKNHEDYRIILSTLDEVLVKRRRNMSQQRLMAFIKRLLMLSLHLLHHGTLATLGTIKTTFQLTSVLDVLLDTDTSVGSGNYDPELEDPEYCNASSTALYELTTLSRHYHPTVRKMATHIANGVPASGEGALPTEIGKLTSHELYDQFNSTQMVFNPVIPVPKKTDPKIKKGRYQFINSDFKPFCKSFLEEGTSLNKSKKSKGYQCFNFYDAFVSNC from the exons atgggAACg aaaaaggTGAAGATCAGTGCTGTGAAACGTAGTGCACATCTAAAATCTAAGAAGACCCCACTTactaagcagcaacaacacaaattagCCCAACAAAAAGCAGCTAAGGAtagaaagcaaaatatattcCGACAGAAGGCGAAAAAACGTGAACAATTgccacaaaaacgaaaacaaaaagctGATATTTACAATGATCCACTTGATAATGACGGTGATGATGAGGATCCATCTGAATTGGTTAATAACATAGCAGACATGTTGGACGGTGATGACTTAgaatatttacatgaaaaagGTTTAAATAAGCAACGAAAACGAAAGAATGCTATTGACGTTGCACAACAAAAGGAATCTGTTGGTTTGGAAAAAGCTTACACAAGCAAAGCAGTAGAGGATAATGAAACGAAAAAAgtcaaaatcaatttattgcCCATAAAAAGTCGTGATGGGCAAATCATAACTCGTACTGCCGAGGTGGACTACATACCAAAGGCAAAGATAAAACGTGGAGATGAAGAGGACGAAGCAGAAGTAGATgaagacgatgatgatgatgacaacGTTGCTTATGAGGACAGCGACGATGATGTAGTACATGATATAGGCGAAGACCGTGCACTTCCTGAGCCAGAAAAAAAGCTGATATCCACTACTGATTTGCTAATAGCGCGTCAACAGGAAATTGAACGTCAAAAATACCGCATTGGTATAATTTGTTCCGGTTTACTAGAAAAACCAGAAGATAAAATGCGAAATTTTAACGCTCTCTATGAGCTGATGGAAGAGACAAATGCAGCCGGGACCCCAAATCTACTAACTGTACGAAAATTGGCCATACTGTCGGTGACGGAAATATTTAAAGACATTTTGCCTGAATATCGCGTAGGTCAAGTAGACACTAAGATGCAAACAG TTCGCAAAGCCACTCTGGAACGTGTTACATATGAAAATGCGTTGcttcaacaatttaaaaaatttttgcaaaaacttgAAAAGCTTACAGCTATAGTGAATAAACGTGGGCAGGGACGTGTAACCCCACAGGCTATTAAAATGGCTGAGGTGGCTGTGCAAAGTATGTGTGATATACTCAACGCGCATCCATACTTCAATTATGTGCAAAATGTTGCACAACTTTTGGTTTACATGTTGAACTGTAACTATGAGAACATGCGTGAAGCAATCAACAAATGCTTCCGAACATTTTTCGCAAATGACAAGAAACTAGATATGACACTTTTCATTGTGAGGCGCATTAATCATCTTATAAAGACTAAACTCCCAAATGTGCATGTTGAATGCATTACTTGCTTACTGTCATTAAAGATTAAAAACGTCAATTTGGACGCTGAGAAAGAGAATgagttgaaacaaaaaaagttagaaGCGCATAGACAACGTTTGATGAGCTTATCAAAGAAAGAGCGCAAAAGACGAAAGAAATTGGTTGAAGTTACCAGAGAATTGGATGAGACGCGTGCCGAagaaaataagcaaacaaaacaTTACAAACTAACGGAAATTACGAAAATGGTTTTCACAATATACTtccgaattttgaaaaacgatCCAACATCAAAAGTGCTGAGTGCCATTTTAGAGGGCTTAGCCGA gttTGCTCATGTCATCAATTTGGATTTCTTCTCTGACCTCATCGATGTGCTGAACCGCATATTGGAAGAAATGGATCTCGGTTATCGTGAACAATTATACTGTATAAAAACGATTTTCGTTATACTCTCTGGTCAGGGTGAAGTGCTGAACATTGATCCAATACGTTTCTATCAACACTTCTACAAAAATCTGCTCACTGTGCACGCCGGTAAAAATCATGAAGACTACCGCATCATACTCAGCACTTTAGACGAAGTTTTGGTGAAAAGAAGACGCAATATGAGCCAGCAACGCTTGATGGCGTTTATAAAACGTTTGCTCATGCTTAGCCTGCATCTCTTGCATCATGGTACACTAGCGACTCTTGGCACAATAAAAACGACTTTTCAATTAACATCGGTACTAGACGTTTTACTTGATACGGACACTAGCGTAGGATCAGGTAATTATGATCCAGAATTGGAAGATCCCGAGTATTGCAATGCCTCAAGCACGGCGCTTTATGAGTTGACCACGCTGTCGCGCCATTACCATCCAACGGTACGTAAGATGGCTACACACATTGCTAATGGCGTACCAGCGTCTGGAGAAGGAGCCCTGCCTACCGAAATTGGTAAACT CACCTCACATGAACTCTACGATCAGTTTAATAGCACACAAATGGTGTTCAACCCAGTTATACCGGTGCCGAAGAAGACtgatccaaaaattaaaaaaggcagATATCAATTTATCAATTCTGATTTCAAACCCTTTTGCAAAAGCTTTTTAGAAGAAGGAACATCATTGAATAAGTCAAAAAAATCTAAAGGTTatcaatgttttaatttttatgatgcTTTTGTCAGTAATTGTTAG
- the LOC105213576 gene encoding tRNA-uridine aminocarboxypropyltransferase 2: MDNCNLMLDECCEDLFSIRLDPPDRRNKCDKCKRPAVVCWCHSLPNPPIDITSSIVILQHPAEEKRSLRTALMLQLGLIPGKCVVYKGKRFPSTKNQAELEPILNSPNSLLLYPSKDSVPIENVCTQTITSSDKAHLTLVLIDGTWPQAKAIYASSPMLHRMQQVKLIAAGNSDYIIRTQPTEGCLSTLETAAQALSILEQRSELRHLLVRPLHTLCKYQLDNGAVEHQSKEFRIKNQQYPKQIGKRLNRLLNYSTICRPEATEENVANRIGTTLQQQQQET, encoded by the exons atggaTAATTGTAATCTAATGTTGGATGAATGTTGTGAAGATTTATTTAGCATCCGCCTAGATCCGCCAGATAGGCGTAATAAATGTGATAAGTGCAA GCGACCCGCTGTAGTCTGTTGGTGTCATTCGTTACCGAATCCACCGATTGACATTACGTCTTCTATTGTTATACTTCAACATCCTGCCGAAGAGAAACGTTCCTTGCGCACAGCTTTAATGTTACAACTAGGATTAATACCGGGAAAATGTGTTGTATATAAAGGAAAACGCTTTCCTTCAACGAAAAATCAAGCTGAGCTTGAACCCATACTAAACTCGCCAAATTCTTTACTACTCTACCCCAGTAAAGATTCTGTGCCTATAGAAAACGTTTGCACGCAAACAATTACATCGTCTGATAAAGCGCATTTAACATTAGTACTCATCGATGGTACCTGGCCTCAGGCAAAAGCTATTTACGCTAGCAGTCCCATGCTACATCGTATGCAACAAGTGAAACTCATAGCTGCGGGCAATAGTGATTATATTATACGCACACAACCCACCGAAGGATGTCTTAGTACTCTTGAAACAGCTGCACAAGCATTATCCATTCTGGAGCAACGCAGTGAGCTACGACACTTATTAGTACGTCCGCTCCATACGTTATGCAAATACCAATTAGATAACGGAGCTGTTGAACATCAGTCGAAAGAGTTTCgaataaaaaatcaacaatatCCCAAACAAATCGGTAAACGTCTAAATCGTTTGCTCAATTATAGCACGATTTGTAGACCCGAGGCGACAGAGGAGAATGTGGCAAATAGAATCGGTACaacattgcaacaacagcaacaagaaacGTGA
- the LOC105213575 gene encoding serine/threonine-protein kinase 16 — MNSLGWTLIMKRGCLFCSKETVNIKGTKYIIRDRLAQGGFSLIDLAENAITHKLYAVKRITCHSIDDQNIALREIENCRRIDSENVIKVIDYELKGSADIVINTTSDLYIVLPYYKNGSLADHLSIRARKEDHMPEAQILQVFLGICNGLRAVHETKPVPLAHRDLKTANICLSDTFEPIIVDLGSMTEARLQICGQNEAQRLQDEAEERSSIVYRAPELFSVKSYSTIDERTDIWSLGCVLYAMCFFHCPFDSVYEKGDSVALAVLSGNINIPESSIYTDDMHDLIKYMLRMDPMERPFIYSVIEKTHDLIHKLDGRV; from the exons ATGAACAGCTTAGGATGGACATTAATAATGAAAAGAGGCTGTCTCTTCTGTTCCAAAGAGACGGTAAACATTAAaggtacaaaatatattatacgcGATAGACTGGCTCAAGG TGGTTTCAGTTTGATCGATCTGGCAGAAAATGCCATAACACACAAGCTATATGCGGTGAAGCGCATAACTTGTCACAGTATAGATGATCAAAATATAGCATTGCGTGAAATTGAAAACTGCAGACGTATAGATTCAGAAAATGTAATTAAGGTTATCGATTATGAGCTTAAAGGATCCGCTGATATTGTTATCAATACCACCAGTGACCTATACATAGTACTGCCATACTATAAGAATGGTTCTCTTGCTGATCACCTGAGTATACGCGCACGTAAAGAAGATCATATGCCAGAAGCGCAGATTTTGCAAGTATTTCTGGGAATATGCAATGGTTTAAGAGCGGTACATGAAACTAAACCAGTGCCCTTGGCACATCGAGACCTGAAGACTGCAAATATATGTTTGTCTGACACTTTTGAACCAATAATTGTAGACTTGGGTTCAATGACAGAAGCGCGTTTACAAATTTGTGGACAAAATGAAGCGCAACGACTGCAAGATGAAGCAGAAGAGCGCAGTTCAATAGTCTATCGTGCACCAGAACTGTTCTCAGTGAAGTCGTATTCTACCATAGATGAGCGTACAGACATTTGG aGTCTTGGTTGTGTACTTTATGCAATGTGCTTCTTCCATTGCCCCTTTGATTCAGTTTATGAAAAAGGAGATAGTGTTGCACTGGCGGTGCTGAGTGGTAACATCAACATTCCTGAAAGTTCTATATATACTGATGATATGCACGATTTGATCAAATATATGTTGCGTATGGATCCTATGGAACGACCCTTTATATATagtgtaattgaaaaaacccACGATTTAATACATAAGCTTGATGGACGTGTTTAG
- the LOC105213574 gene encoding G patch domain-containing protein 11 — MSDEDDYMSDKYLCGDVRPSLVQQLNKKRQISLEEKKNEQIKRQKKETMTRKGIVNNKILEESLKKPIEDQNKGFQMLAKMGYKPGQALGKKNTGNDKETRLIEPIGISIKSDRGGLGRETALRDLAERRQQIREQQLRNRLVGGETVTVEQFRKRVQEKADERFAIGALKRCQLTCETLDLENDINEAELCWFWPERNEIVNEKDPDEVNEPNEREVVDDNEEEFTTVEKLEMLTSYLRTSYKFCFWCGVRYKDQDDMNSNCPGEMRDDH; from the exons ATGTCTGACGAAGATGATTATATGTCTGATAAGTACCTCTGTGG TGACGTCCGACCCAGCCTTGTGCAACAACTCAACAAGAAAAGACAGATTTCATTGGAGGAGAAGAAAAACGAACAAATTAAGCGTCAAAAGAAGGAAACCATGACACGTAAAGGgattgttaataataaaatcttGGAAGAATCTCTAAAAAAGCCAATAGAGGACCAAAACAAAGGTTTTCAAATGCTTGCCAAAATGGGCTATAAGCCGGGACAGGCGCTCGGTAAGAAAAATACTGGTAATGATAAAGAAACGCGACTCATTGAACCGATTGGAATTAGCATAAAGTCTGATAGAGGTGGTCTAGGACGTGAAACAGCTTTACGTGATTTAGCCGAACGTCGACAACAAATAAGAGAGCAACAACTGCGAAATCGTCTAGTTGGAGGAGAAACCGTCACGGTCGAACAATTTCGCAAACGCGTACAAGAGAAAGCTGACGAGCGATTTGCAATTGGAGCTTTaaa ACGTTGTCAGTTAACCTGTGAAACACTGGATTTGGAGAATGATATCAATGAAGCTGAGCTTTGCTGGTTTTGGCCTGAACGCAATGAAATTGTAAATGAGAAAGATCCGGATGAAGTGAATGAACCAAATGAACGTGAGGTAGTGGATGACAACGAGGAAGAATTTACAACAGTGGAAAAACTGGAAATGCTTACGAGTTATTTGCGCACATCCTACAAATTTTGCTTTTGGTGTGGGGTGCGTTACAAAGACCAAGACGATATGAACAGCAATTGTCCAGGGGAAATGCGAGACGATCATTGA
- the LOC105213577 gene encoding general odorant-binding protein 84a: MSNCNAFVALPYMIMLLYCSVRMSMQDRAKNNGDIFVQHKEQRECVAPILVQTNDSISNEGADVLDMCNSSFSIPMDYIVQFNTNGALSETADKTGMCFLRCYFEKMGLIKAWQLNKDLIMQTMRPIKADSIEFCEPTAKKEVNACVRTYGIAKCLMKRGFDDTCNQTVPQNSFRAY, from the exons ATGAGTAACTGTAATGCATTTGTGGCACTTCCGTATATGATAATGCTGCTTTATTGTAGCGTTCGTATGTCAATGCAGGATCGCGCCAAGAACAATGGTGATATTTTTGTGCAACACAAGGAGCAGCGAGAATGTGTTGCACCAATTCTTGTCCAAACGAATGACAGTATCAGTAATGAGGGTGCGGATGTCTTGGATATGTGCAATAGTAGTTTTTCCATACCAATGG ACTATATTGTACAATTTAATACGAATGGCGCCTTATCAGAGACGGCCGATAAAACGGGCATG TGTTTCCTACGCTGCTACTTTGAAAAGATGGGGCTAATTAAAGCCTGGCAATTAAATAAAGACTTGATAATGCAAACTATGCGGCCTATAAAAGCTGATTCAATTGAGTTTTGTGAGCCAACAGCAA AGAAAGAAGTGAATGCTTGTGTACGTACTTATGGAATCGCAAAATGTTTGATGAAACGCGGTTTTGATGATACCTGCAATCAGACTGTTCCACAAAATAGTTTTAGAGCTTATTAG
- the Gld_9 gene encoding glucose dehydrogenase [FAD, quinone] yields the protein MSTGRCDCLVSVPTGPTLASTCGGSAFMLFMGLLEVFIRSQCDLEDPCGRATPRFRSEPDYDYDFIVIGGGSAGAVVASRLSEVPQWKVLLIEAGGDEPVGAQIPSMFLNFIGSNIDWRYTTEPESSACLGSEGRRCTWPRGKVLGGTSVLNGMMYIRGNPEDYDNWAALGNPGWSYEDVLPFFMKSEDNLQLDEVDKSLHAKGGSLPVSHFPYNPPLAYAILKGGEEMGYAVQDLNGRNSTGFMIAQMTARNGIRWSSARSFLRPARNRNNLHILLNTTASKVLFKPDSKTVVGVEVIDQYGSSRKIFAKKEVIVSGGAVNSPQILLLSGIGPSDELTKVNVRPIHNLPGVGKNLHNHVAYFTNFFIDDTDTAPLNWATAMEYLLFRDGLMSGTGISDVTAKVHTRYADEPNVPDLQLYFSGYTASCSRTGQVGELLSNNMRSIQIFPAVLHPKSRGSITLASTDPLAPPRIIANYLTDERDVKTLIEGIKFAIKLSQTAPLKQYGMRVDKTLATGCESLTFGTDAYWECAVRRDTGPENHQAGSCKMGPASDPMAVVDHELRVHGVRGLRVMDTSIMPQVTSGNTHAPAVMIAEKGAYMVKRAWGAKV from the exons ATGTCAACCGGCCGTTGTGATTGTCTGGTGAGCGTGCCAACCGGTCCCACATTAGCATCTACGTGTGGCGGCAGCGCGTTCATGCTCTTCATGGGTCTGCTAGAGGTGTTCATACGTTCGCAATGCGATCTCGAGGATCCCTGCGGCCGTGCCACGCCAAGG TTTCGTTCGGAGCCAGATTATGACTATGATTTTATTGTGATTGGTGGCGGTTCAGCTGGTGCGGTTGTAGCCTCGCGTCTCTCAGAGGTACCGCAATGGAAAGTGTTGCTCATCGAGGCGG gCGGAGATGAACCGGTCGGTGCGCAAATACCTTCGATGTTCTTGAATTTCATTGGCAGCAATATTGATTGGCGCTACACTACTGAGCCGGAAAGTAGCGCCTGTTTGGGTTCGGAAGGACGGCGTTGTACTTGGCCGCGTGGCAAGGTCTTGGGCGGTACATCGGTACTGAACGGCATGATGTACATACGTGGCAATCCCGAGGACTACGACAATTGGGCTGCATTGGGCAATCCCGGTTGGTCATATGAGGATGTACTACCGTTCTTTATGAAATCAGAGGACAATCTGCAATTAGATGAAGTGGATAAGAGTTTGCATGCGAAGGGTGGATCGCTACCAGTTTCACATTTCCCTTACAATCCACCATTAGCGTATGCGATATTGAAGGGCGGCGAGGAGATGG GCTACGCGGTCCAAGATTTGAACGGTCGCAACTCCACCGGTTTTATGATTGCCCAGATGACAGCACGCAACGGCATTCGCTGGAGTTCGGCGCGTTCGTTTCTACGTCCGGCACGTAATCGCAACAATCTGCACATTCTACTCAACACCACCGCCTCGAAGGTACTCTTCAAACCCGACAGTAAAACAGTGGTTGGCGTAGAAGTGATCGATCAGTACGGCAGCTCACGTAAAATATTCGCTAAAAAGGAAGTGATCGTCAGCGGTGGAGCGGTGAATTCACCACAAATACTGCTGCTCAGCGGTATCGGACCATCTGATGAGCTTACAAAG GTCAATGTACGCCCCATACACAATCTACCCGGTGTCGGCAAGAATTTACATAATCACGTCGCCTACTTCACCAACTTCTTCATCGATGATACAGATACGGCGCCGCTGAATTGGGCCACTGCCATGGAATATTTACTCTTTCGCGATGGTCTCATGTCCGGCACCGGCATTTCGGATGTCACCGCCAAAGTGCATACACGCTACGCCGACGAACCGAATGTGCCCGATTTGCAACTTTACTTCAGCGGTTACACGGCTAGTTGTTCGCGCACTGGTCAAGTGGGCGAACTACTGTCCAACAACATGCGTTCCATACAGATTTTCCCCGCAGTGTTGCATCCCAAATCACGTGGTTCCATCACGCTCGCGTCCACCGATCCGCTGGCACCGCCACGCATCATCGCTAATTATCTAACTGATGAACGCGATGTGAAAACACTCATAGAAGGTATTAAATTCGCCATAAAATTATCGCAAACAGCACCGCTCAAGCAGTATGGCATGCGAGTGGACAAGACACTGGCAACGGGCTGCGAGTCGTTAACTTTCGGCACGGATGCATACTGGGAATGCGCAGTACGACGCGACACTGGACCGGAAAATCATCAAGCCGGTTCTTGTAAAATGGGTCCCGCCAGCGATCCAATGGCGGTGGTGGATCATGAGTTGCGCGTACATGGCGTACGGGGATTGCGCGTCATGGATACGTCTATTATGCCACAAGTGACATCTGGGAACACGCATGCGCCAGCGGTTATGATCGCCGAGAAGGGTGCGTATATGGTGAAACGAGCATGGGGTGCCAAAGTTTGA
- the LOC105213572 gene encoding uncharacterized protein LOC105213572: MNCSQLQKPQSHVETQNWSQLEWTSIINTTNTVGLSRKQRKRLRQREREAQCAAIIMAVNKIKPEVKALPDKKSIENDTNIPQIPALSGMLYDLAVKFRTEICLLQMLIESESPQNVKINKKLANEFIVAEITLTNNSPITKEAFQFMRSVILNTIEKYQKQKNTTPLLQHES; encoded by the exons ATGAATTGTTCACAATTACAAAAG CCACAATCCCATGTAGAAACACAAAACTGGAGTCAACTGGAGTGGACATCAATAATTAATACAACTAATACAGTCGGTTTGTCCAGAAAGCAAAGGAAACGTTTACGTCAACGTGAAAGAGAAGCTCAGTGCGCTGCAATTATTATGgcagttaataaaattaaacctgAGGTTAAAGCCTTGCCCGACAAGAAATCTATCGAAAACGACACAAATATTCCGCAGATACCTGCACTGTCGGGTATGCTGTACGATCTAGCCGTAAAATTTCGCACCGAGATATGCTTATTGCAAATGCTCATAGAATCGGAGTCACcacaaaatgttaaaataaataaaaaacttgcgAACGAATTTATTGTTGCGGAAATAACATTAACGAATAATAGTCCAATAACAAAAGAAGCATTTCAATTTATGCGTTCGGTGATACTCAAcacaattgaaaaatatcaaaaacagaaaaacacaaCACCTCTTCTACAGCATGAATCATAA